One window from the genome of Carassius carassius chromosome 15, fCarCar2.1, whole genome shotgun sequence encodes:
- the stmn2a gene encoding stathmin-2a, with product MAKTAIAYKEKMKELSMLSLICSCFSPQTRNNLVCEFEDMEVKPINKRASGQAFEVILKPPSPVSDVAHSITSPPKKRDMSLEDIQKKLEAAENRRRSQEAHVLKVLAEKREHERDVLLKAMEENSNFSKMAEEKLILKMEQNKENREAQLAAMIERLHEKERHAAIVRRNKELREELIA from the exons ATGGCCAAAACAGCTATCG CATAcaaggagaagatgaaggagcTGTCCATGCTCTCGCTCATTTGCTCCTGCTTCAGCCCACAGACACGCAACAACCTTGTCTGTGAGTTTGAAG ATATGGAAGTAAAGCCAATAAACAAAAGGGCCTCAGGCCAGGCCTTCGAGGTGATTCTGAAACCTCCCTCACCGGTGTCAGACGTGGCCCACAGCATCACCTCTCCTCCAAAGAAGAGGGATATGTCACTGGAGGACATCCAGAAGAAGCTGGAGGCTGCTGAGAACCGCAGGAGG TCCCAGGAAGCTCATGTGCTCAAAGTTCTGGCTGAGAAACGTGAGCACGAGAGGGATGTGCTGCTCAAAGCCATGGAGGAAAACAGCAACTTCAGCAAGATGGCAGAGGAAAAGCTCATTCTGAAGATGGAGCAGAACAAGGAAAACCGTGAGGCCCAACTGGCAGCTATGATAGAACGCCTGCATGAGAAG GAGCGACATGCTGCAATTGTTCGCAGGAACAAGGAGCTGAGGGAAGAACTAATAGCGTGA
- the fabp4b gene encoding fatty acid binding protein 4b, translating to MVEQFVGKWKMTSSDNFDEYMKAVGAGFASRQMANLAKPSLSIAVNEEGFISMKAVTTFKTLEIKFKLDEEFDETTADDRKVRTTMSLEDGKLIQKQTWEGKTTIIEREIQDSKMIAKCVMDDVVAIRTYEKDA from the exons ATGGTCGAGCAGTTTGTTGGTAAATGGAAAATGACTTCAAGTGACAATTTTGATGAATACATGAAGGCTGTAG GTGCTGGTTTTGCTTCTAGGCAAATGGCTAACCTAGCAAAACCCAGTCTGTCGATTGCTGTGAATGAGGAGGGCTTCATCTCTATGAAAGCTGTCACTACCTTCAAGACCCTGGAAATCAAATTCAAATTAGATGAAGAATTTGAtgagacaacagcagatgacaGGAAAGTCAGG ACTACTATGAGCCTTGAAGATGGCAAACTTATTCAAAAGCAGACCTGGGAGGGAAAGACCACAATAATCGAAAGAGAGATTCAAGACTCCAAAATGATAGCG aaATGTGTCATGGACGATGTGGTCGCTATCAGGACATATGAGAAAGATGCATGA
- the upp1 gene encoding uridine phosphorylase 1 isoform X3, whose protein sequence is MPIGEEKNGTCDRSIYVNNPHLESMKEDILYHFNLGTSTHDLPAMFGDVKFVCVGGSPWRMKSFTEYIAKELGLSEPNADYPNICAGTDRYAMYKVGPVLFVSHGMGIPSIAIMLHELIKLLYHARCTDVTVVRIGTSGGIGLKPGTVVVTKQSVDSVFQPRFEQIILGKLVVRSTELDGELAEELLQCGKDLAEFETVIGNTMCTLDFYEGQARLDGAFCSYSEEDKQNYLAEAYAAGVRNIEMESSVFAAMCKLSNLRGMSFKYIS, encoded by the exons atgccGATTGGTGAAGAGAAGAACGGGACTTGCGATAG GTCCATATATGTGAACAATCCTCATTTAGAGTCCATGAAAGAAGACATCCTTTACCATTTCAACCTGGGAACATCTACTCACGACTTACCTGCCATGTTTGGAGATGTCAAA tttgtgtgtgtaggAGGAAGTCCATGGAGGATGAAGTCTTTCACTGAATACATTGCCAAAGAGTTGGGGCTATCAGAGCCTAATGCTGATTACCCAAATATATGTGCAGGTACCGATCGCTATGCCATGTACAAAGTTGGACCTGTGCTGTTTGTCAGT CATGGCATGGGCATCCCATCGATCGCAATAATGTTGCATGAGCTTATCAAGCTCCTGTATCATGCCCGCTGCACCGATGTCACCGTAGTGCGCATCGGGACGTCAGGTGGAATAG GATTAAAGCCAGGGACTGTGGTGGTTACCAAACAGTCAGTGGATTCTGTGTTCCAGCCTCGTTTTGAGCAGATCATCCTGGGAAAACTAGTGGTCAGGAGCACAGAACTCGATGGGGAACTTGCAGAGGAGCTGCTTCAGTGTGGCAAAGACCTCGCCGAGTTTGAGACTGTCATTGGTAACACAATGTGCACCCTTGACTTCTATGaag GTCAAGCTCGGCTGGATGGGGCCTTCTGCTCATACAGCGAAGAAGATAAACAGAACTATCTTGCCGAAGCCTATGCTGCTGGAGTTCGTAACATTGAAATGGAGTCATCGGTGTTTGCGGCCATGTGCAAACTGAGCAATCTACGAGGCATGTCATTTAAATACATCAGTTAA
- the upp1 gene encoding uridine phosphorylase 1 isoform X2 has translation MPIGEEKNGTCDRSIYVNNPHLESMKEDILYHFNLGTSTHDLPAMFGDVKFVCVGGSPWRMKSFTEYIAKELGLSEPNADYPNICAGTDRYAMYKVGPVLFVSHGMGIPSIAIMLHELIKLLYHARCTDVTVVRIGTSGGIGLKPGTVVVTKQSVDSVFQPRFEQIILGKLVVRSTELDGELAEELLQCGKDLAEFETVIGNTMCTLDFYEGQARLDGAFCSYSEEDKQNYLAEAYAAGVRNIEMESSVFAAMCKLSNLRALLDRLKGDQLTSSHDVLNNYQQRPQVLVGHYIKKKLNASKKN, from the exons atgccGATTGGTGAAGAGAAGAACGGGACTTGCGATAG GTCCATATATGTGAACAATCCTCATTTAGAGTCCATGAAAGAAGACATCCTTTACCATTTCAACCTGGGAACATCTACTCACGACTTACCTGCCATGTTTGGAGATGTCAAA tttgtgtgtgtaggAGGAAGTCCATGGAGGATGAAGTCTTTCACTGAATACATTGCCAAAGAGTTGGGGCTATCAGAGCCTAATGCTGATTACCCAAATATATGTGCAGGTACCGATCGCTATGCCATGTACAAAGTTGGACCTGTGCTGTTTGTCAGT CATGGCATGGGCATCCCATCGATCGCAATAATGTTGCATGAGCTTATCAAGCTCCTGTATCATGCCCGCTGCACCGATGTCACCGTAGTGCGCATCGGGACGTCAGGTGGAATAG GATTAAAGCCAGGGACTGTGGTGGTTACCAAACAGTCAGTGGATTCTGTGTTCCAGCCTCGTTTTGAGCAGATCATCCTGGGAAAACTAGTGGTCAGGAGCACAGAACTCGATGGGGAACTTGCAGAGGAGCTGCTTCAGTGTGGCAAAGACCTCGCCGAGTTTGAGACTGTCATTGGTAACACAATGTGCACCCTTGACTTCTATGaag GTCAAGCTCGGCTGGATGGGGCCTTCTGCTCATACAGCGAAGAAGATAAACAGAACTATCTTGCCGAAGCCTATGCTGCTGGAGTTCGTAACATTGAAATGGAGTCATCGGTGTTTGCGGCCATGTGCAAACTGAGCAATCTACGAG CACTGCTGGACAGACTGAAAGGAGACCAGCTGACCAGCTCTCATGACGTCCTGAATAACTACCAGCAGCGACCTCAGGTCTTGGTGGGACATTACATCAAAAAGAAGCTGAATGCCTCTAAAAAAAACTAG
- the upp1 gene encoding uridine phosphorylase 1 isoform X1: MPIGEEKNGTCDRSIYVNNPHLESMKEDILYHFNLGTSTHDLPAMFGDVKFVCVGGSPWRMKSFTEYIAKELGLSEPNADYPNICAGTDRYAMYKVGPVLFVSHGMGIPSIAIMLHELIKLLYHARCTDVTVVRIGTSGGIGLKPGTVVVTKQSVDSVFQPRFEQIILGKLVVRSTELDGELAEELLQCGKDLAEFETVIGNTMCTLDFYEGQARLDGAFCSYSEEDKQNYLAEAYAAGVRNIEMESSVFAAMCKLSNLRAVVVCVALLDRLKGDQLTSSHDVLNNYQQRPQVLVGHYIKKKLNASKKN, encoded by the exons atgccGATTGGTGAAGAGAAGAACGGGACTTGCGATAG GTCCATATATGTGAACAATCCTCATTTAGAGTCCATGAAAGAAGACATCCTTTACCATTTCAACCTGGGAACATCTACTCACGACTTACCTGCCATGTTTGGAGATGTCAAA tttgtgtgtgtaggAGGAAGTCCATGGAGGATGAAGTCTTTCACTGAATACATTGCCAAAGAGTTGGGGCTATCAGAGCCTAATGCTGATTACCCAAATATATGTGCAGGTACCGATCGCTATGCCATGTACAAAGTTGGACCTGTGCTGTTTGTCAGT CATGGCATGGGCATCCCATCGATCGCAATAATGTTGCATGAGCTTATCAAGCTCCTGTATCATGCCCGCTGCACCGATGTCACCGTAGTGCGCATCGGGACGTCAGGTGGAATAG GATTAAAGCCAGGGACTGTGGTGGTTACCAAACAGTCAGTGGATTCTGTGTTCCAGCCTCGTTTTGAGCAGATCATCCTGGGAAAACTAGTGGTCAGGAGCACAGAACTCGATGGGGAACTTGCAGAGGAGCTGCTTCAGTGTGGCAAAGACCTCGCCGAGTTTGAGACTGTCATTGGTAACACAATGTGCACCCTTGACTTCTATGaag GTCAAGCTCGGCTGGATGGGGCCTTCTGCTCATACAGCGAAGAAGATAAACAGAACTATCTTGCCGAAGCCTATGCTGCTGGAGTTCGTAACATTGAAATGGAGTCATCGGTGTTTGCGGCCATGTGCAAACTGAGCAATCTACGAG CTGTGGTTGTGTGTGTAGCACTGCTGGACAGACTGAAAGGAGACCAGCTGACCAGCTCTCATGACGTCCTGAATAACTACCAGCAGCGACCTCAGGTCTTGGTGGGACATTACATCAAAAAGAAGCTGAATGCCTCTAAAAAAAACTAG